The proteins below are encoded in one region of Neodiprion virginianus isolate iyNeoVirg1 chromosome 7, iyNeoVirg1.1, whole genome shotgun sequence:
- the LOC124309539 gene encoding uncharacterized protein LOC124309539 isoform X1: MKHPDLRVRKCFSLCSHGFILSVLNALCVTGASEKLFIPGKEYVYSYDASSSTGVFLPDSAESVWSFHGKLVIQADQEDSVLMQLQSLKTSTWNGPSNQGTRESIDISDEALEMLNPFRVWYRLGRVENISVETEPAWATNIKQSIAGILQLDISNIHQDLTSAFHSIETNHYGECNIEYVVMPQSADEKSILKSVDPRTCKGHGIRTWSNVPDMSCPNNDQNPVMKSSERFYEMKITDDADTIEFVNATGGIFVQPFQSLGEAQFLYARQVFRLLSINEVTEVIPTKRMNTFPLHHYLPEDDVSMLRNVPLKSEILRPIERLLEKLSQRLENPGLDVEVENLHNTTIADLLYYMGMLERMDLQNLHDQISGTSYKEETIMNLFLEALPQVGSKDAALFILDLIQQKKVSNIVAVQLLTYLPFHIRKPDVELLVDLQAFLNLPDSIASEVQNTAILTYGTLIYKTCLLYCPYEMLDDYVRLYLDKFTESRQYEKKMVWLEGLSNIQLGKVVEFLEPIARGDSTKSRHLRFLAAWASLPSAPLRPDVIHPVYWPILVNRTEHLELRVAAMTLLIVSSPSLSRLISLYWYMQGEPDQHLYNFFYTTLKSMEQTNFPCYTRIGQFAAQFTRMLRKPSNKKLLVTGNYVLDYQDTYRHFGSMLQTIIIGNPVSNVPTVAYVTLNNHGAGINSNQLALYIKADSALEKIAPIKESGDIMEVLKQFKIKENPEKPVHVEIIAQIQGKAVLCLHLNETNIKKGYKFLMDLTEYAYIFQNMAFHINQQRINVPLTMESVQVTDLGTNARIFATATSMFSMRGDFIYTPHGRNNHIVLRTSTHGVEGIESYNPLTDLWHVAQRARSVHAYLPVNITVGKMFFSYITPKEHVTTGITAHVRTTTSIRGPLLNSKLSSMCSNCQAIYTARNHPNSNLQGLKAFDLTAPELGSQLNVKLFDCDSRVSPHRLVDDIMASHRSNYQIWPVLKSGILIFHFMDYFTYVPPGGTCGIAAHAKLYDLQPTEVKVEYVNDVIGKQRRISLTRGLIGSRDFLQEWKIIITHDTLNSFANGVQIKATRTEQGQKPWLMHISAGSLLPSTPSRRSLLNNTPSGISSMELNMTWGTGDVNEVKSKGSLLQVILRGKLSNDQITESKSKVWPYEKCRQESLGKNFVPYTEACYEASRELSTLREYHALVTYENLTGTLSEAVLELRTFYDLMDFDKSRADLSQSDKLFINAIFPKGSNRPLLYVNKVQLPVYELENLSIIESILMRTRSHEYWDNPISTNFFSTCLVTATFLRDTNNVSALFPQDEETLLLGHCRSSKPTFAVTSKTDSANLTLTLYDSSDRIKIVPEGGHEAVYNHSEKLLFERNYVSTNVNGKEIRSYIFNDMNGKKIRMGENMVELVYVDIALFVYWTPQQIVLLYPDYVQEFSCGLCAKHTDETRILG, translated from the exons ATGAAGCACCCAG ATCTTCGTGTGAGAAAATGTTTCAGCCTTTGTTCTCACGGTTTTATTTTGTCAGTGCTAAATGCTCTCTGCGTGACAGGAgcaagtgaaaaattatttataccgGGCAAAGAATACGTCTACTCTTATGATGCCTCGTCCAGCACTGGTGTTTTTTTACCAGACTCTGCCGAATCCGTCTGGAGCTTTCATGGGAAACTCGTTATTCAGGCCGATCAGGAAGACTCTGTTTTAATGCAG TTGCAATCGTTGAAAACCAGCACATGGAATGGACCGTCAAATCAAGGTACTAGAGAATCAATCGACATTAGCGATGAAGCCCTGGAAATGCTGAATCCTTTTAGGGTGTGGTATCGTCTAGGCCGCGTTGAAAATATAAGTGTGGAAACAGAGCCAGCTTGGGCTACCAATATTAAACAAAGCATAGCGGGTATTCTGCAGTTGGACATTTCTAACATCCACCAAGATCTGACCTCTGCCTTTCACTCCATTGAG ACCAATCACTACGGCGAGTGTAACATCGAGTATGTTGTAATGCCTCAAAGTGCTGATGAGAAATCCATTTTAAAATCTGTCGATCCACGAACCTGCAAAGGGCATGGAATCCGAACTTGGAGCAATGTGCCCGACATGAGCTGCCCTAACAATGACCAA AATCCTGTAATGAAATCCAGCGAGAGATTTTACGAGATGAAAATAACTGACGATGCAGATACTATTGAATTTGTCAACGCAACTGGTGGCATTTTTGTACAACCCTTTCAGAGCCTTGGCGAAGCTCAGTTCCTATATGCAAG ACAGGTCTTTCGACTTTTATCGATAAATGAAGTAACGGAAGTTATTCCTACAAAGCGTATGAACACCTTTcctctgcatcattatttaCCAGAAGATGATGTATCAATGTTGAGGAATGTGCCTTTAAAATCGGAAATATTAAGACCT ATAGAAAGACTCTTGGAAAAGTTGAGTCAGCGTCTAGAAAACCCAGGGCTCGATGTCGAGGTCGAAAATTTACACAACACAACAATAGCCGACCTTCTGTATTACATGGGGATGCTAGAGCGAATGGACTTGCAGAACTTGCATGACCAAATATCTGGAACGAGCTACAAAGAAGAAACTATAAT gAACCTCTTTCTCGAAGCACTGCCTCAAGTTGGAAGCAAAGACGCGGCGCTCTTTATCCTAGACTTAATTCAACAGAAGAAAGTTTCGAATATCGTCGCAGTCCAACTTCTAACGTATCTTCCTTTCCACATAAGGAAACCTGACGTAGAATTACTCGTAGATTTACAAGCATTCCTCAATCTGCCCGACAGTATTGCTTCTGAAGTTCAGAATACAGCAATATTGACTTATGGAACCCTTATTTACAAAACTTGCCTATTGTATTGCCCCTACGAAATGCTAGATGACTATGTTCGTCTTTATCTGGACAAGTTTACAG AGAGCAGAcagtatgagaaaaaaatggtcTGGCTTGAGGGTCTGTCCAACATCCAACTAGGCAAAGTGGTTGAGTTTCTTGAGCCCATTGCTCGTGGCGATTCTACAAAGTCTCGACACCTGCGTTTCCTTGCAGCCTGGGCTTCGTTGCCTTCGGCTCCTCTCAGACCCGACGTG attcatcCAGTTTACTGGCCAATTTTGGTCAACAGAACGGAACACTTGGAATTAAGAGTCGCAGCAATGACTCTACTAATAGTATCGTCTCCGTCGCTTAGTCGATTGATATCCCTTTACTGGTACATGCAAGGAGAGCCTGATCAacatttgtacaattttttttatacaacttTGAAGTCGATGGAGCAAACCAACTTTCCTTGCTACACTCGCAT AGGACAGTTCGCTGCGCAATTTACACGTATGCTCCGGAAACCGTCTAATAAGAAACTTCTGGTTACTGGAAACTATGTACTTGATTATCAGGATACTTACAGACACTTTGGATCCATGCTTCAGACTATTATAATTGGAAACCCCGTCTCAAATGTTCCCACCGTAGCGTACGTGACGCTAAATAATCACGGAGCAGGAATTAACTCGAATCAACTTGCA cTGTACATTAAAGCGGACAGCGCGCTGGAAAAGATAGCACCCATTAAGGAATCTGGGGATATAATGGAAGTTTTGAAACAGTttaaaatcaaagaaaatcCGGAAAAACCAGTACATGTAGAAATAATTGCACAGATTCAAGGAAAGGCAGTATTGTGCTTACATTTGAACGAAACAAACATCAAGAAAGGCTACAAGT ttttaaTGGATCTCACAGAATATGCctacatatttcaaaatatggCGTTTCACATCAATCAGCAACGCATCAACGTTCCTCTGACCATGGAATCCGTGCAAGTAACTGATCTCGGAACAAATGCGagaattttcgcaacagcAACATCCATGTTTTCTATGAGGGGAGATTTTATCTACACACCGCATGGGCGTAACAATCACATCGTACTGCG CACTTCAACTCACGGGGTCGAAGGTATAGAGAGTTATAATCCACTTACTGACTTGTGGCACGTGGCACAGAGAGCTCGATCCGTTCATGCCTATCTTCCAGTAAATATTACCGTTGGAAAAATGTTCTTCTCTTATATCACTCCTAAAG aGCATGTAACCACCGGTATTACAGCTCATGTAAGGACTACAACTAGTATTCGGGGTCCTCTCTTGAATTCTAAGTTGAGTTCTATGTGTTCGAATTGTCAGGCGATCTACACTGCAAGAAATCATCCAAACAGCAATTTGCAG GGACTTAAGGCATTCGATCTGACGGCACCGGAACTGGGCAGTCAGTTAAACGTCAAATTATTTGATTGCGATTCTCGAGTTTCACCGCATCGTTTGGTCGACGATATAATGGCATCCCATCGCAGTAACTATCA AATATGGCCAGTCCTGAAATCAGGTATTTTGATCTTTCACTTCATGGATTATTTCACGTACGTCCCACCTGGAGGCACCTGTGGAATCGCGGCTCATGCTAAATTATACGATTTACAACCGACCGAG GTAAAAGTAGAATACGTAAATGATGTAATTGGCAAACAGAGGCGAATTTCTCTCACTCGAGGACTCATTGGATCAAGAGATTTCTTACAAGAGTGGAAAATCATTATCACTCACGATACTTTGAACTCATTTGCTAATGGAGTTCAAATAAAGGCAACCAGAACTGAACAGGGGCAAAAACCTTGGCTG ATGCACATCTCTGCAGGAAGTCTCCTTCCATCGACGCCTTCGAGACGCAGTCTACTGAATAATACTCCGAGTGGAATTTCTTCTATGGAATTGAATATGACGTGGGGAACTGGTGATGTAAATGAGGTGAAAAGTAAAGGTTCGTTGTTACAAGTAATATTACGCGGTAAACTTAGCAACGATCAAATAACGGAGAGCAAGTCCAAAGTTTGGCCCTATGAAAAATGTCGGCAAGAATCTTTGGGGAAGAATTTTGTTCCTTATACCGAAGCCTGTTACGAAGCGTCCAGAGAATTGTCCACTTTGAGAGAGTATCATGCTCTGGTTACCTACGAAAAT CTAACAGGAACCCTCTCAGAAGCCGTTTTGGAGTTACGAACTTTTTATGATCTGATGGACTTTGACAAGAGTAGAGCCGATCTTTCGCAATCGGATAAATTGTTCATAAACGCAATATTCCCAAAGGGATCGAACAGACCGCTATTGTATGTGAACAAGGTGCAGCTTCCGGTATATGAATTAGAAAATCTCAGTATTATAGAGAGTATTTTAATGAGGACAAGATCTCACGAATATTGGGATAATCCTATATCAACAAATTTCTTTA GTACTTGTCTGGTGACTGCGACATTTTTGAGAGATACAAATAACGTCTCTGCCCTATTTCCACAAGATGAAGAAACTTTATTACTGGGACATTGCCGCAGCAGTAAACCGACCTTTGCAGTTACGTCAAAGACTGATTCCGCTAATTTAACTTTGACGTTATATGACAGTAgtgatagaataaaaattgtgccAGAGGGAGGCCATGAAGCCGTTTACAACCACAGTGAGAAATTGCTATTCGAGCGAAACTATGTCTCTACAAATGTGAATGGAAAAGA AATAAGAAGCTACATTTTCAACGACATGAACGGAAAAAA aaTAAGAATGGGTGAGAATATGGTAGAACTCGTATACGTGGACATCGCATTATTTGTGTACTGGACACCGCAGCAAATAGTTTTACTCTACCCCGACTATGTGCAAGAATTTTCGTGCGGTCTTTGCGCAAAACATACAGATGAAACGCGAATACTTGGCTGA
- the LOC124309539 gene encoding uncharacterized protein LOC124309539 isoform X2, which yields MKHPDLRVRKCFSLCSHGFILSVLNALCVTGASEKLFIPGKEYVYSYDASSSTGVFLPDSAESVWSFHGKLVIQADQEDSVLMQLQSLKTSTWNGPSNQGTRESIDISDEALEMLNPFRVWYRLGRVENISVETEPAWATNIKQSIAGILQLDISNIHQDLTSAFHSIETNHYGECNIEYVVMPQSADEKSILKSVDPRTCKGHGIRTWSNVPDMSCPNNDQNPVMKSSERFYEMKITDDADTIEFVNATGGIFVQPFQSLGEAQFLYARQVFRLLSINEVTEVIPTKRMNTFPLHHYLPEDDVSMLRNVPLKSEILRPIERLLEKLSQRLENPGLDVEVENLHNTTIADLLYYMGMLERMDLQNLHDQISGTSYKEETIMNLFLEALPQVGSKDAALFILDLIQQKKVSNIVAVQLLTYLPFHIRKPDVELLVDLQAFLNLPDSIASEVQNTAILTYGTLIYKTCLLYCPYEMLDDYVRLYLDKFTESRQYEKKMVWLEGLSNIQLGKVVEFLEPIARGDSTKSRHLRFLAAWASLPSAPLRPDVIHPVYWPILVNRTEHLELRVAAMTLLIVSSPSLSRLISLYWYMQGEPDQHLYNFFYTTLKSMEQTNFPCYTRIGQFAAQFTRMLRKPSNKKLLVTGNYVLDYQDTYRHFGSMLQTIIIGNPVSNVPTVAYVTLNNHGAGINSNQLALYIKADSALEKIAPIKESGDIMEVLKQFKIKENPEKPVHVEIIAQIQGKAVLCLHLNETNIKKGYKFLMDLTEYAYIFQNMAFHINQQRINVPLTMESVQVTDLGTNARIFATATSMFSMRGDFIYTPHGRNNHIVLRTSTHGVEGIESYNPLTDLWHVAQRARSVHAYLPVNITVGKMFFSYITPKEHVTTGITAHVRTTTSIRGPLLNSKLSSMCSNCQAIYTARNHPNSNLQGLKAFDLTAPELGSQLNVKLFDCDSRVSPHRLVDDIMASHRSNYQIWPVLKSGILIFHFMDYFTYVPPGGTCGIAAHAKLYDLQPTEVKVEYVNDVIGKQRRISLTRGLIGSRDFLQEWKIIITHDTLNSFANGVQIKATRTEQGQKPWLMHISAGSLLPSTPSRRSLLNNTPSGISSMELNMTWGTGDVNEVKSKGSLLQVILRGKLSNDQITESKSKVWPYEKCRQESLGKNFVPYTEACYEASRELSTLREYHALVTYENLTGTLSEAVLELRTFYDLMDFDKSRADLSQSDKLFINAIFPKGSNRPLLYVNKVQLPVYELENLSIIESILMRTRSHEYWDNPISTNFFSTCLVTATFLRDTNNVSALFPQDEETLLLGHCRSSKPTFAVTSKTDSANLTLTLYDSSDRIKIVPEGGHEAVYNHSEKLLFERNYVSTNVNGKEIRSYIFNDMNGKKLNKNG from the exons ATGAAGCACCCAG ATCTTCGTGTGAGAAAATGTTTCAGCCTTTGTTCTCACGGTTTTATTTTGTCAGTGCTAAATGCTCTCTGCGTGACAGGAgcaagtgaaaaattatttataccgGGCAAAGAATACGTCTACTCTTATGATGCCTCGTCCAGCACTGGTGTTTTTTTACCAGACTCTGCCGAATCCGTCTGGAGCTTTCATGGGAAACTCGTTATTCAGGCCGATCAGGAAGACTCTGTTTTAATGCAG TTGCAATCGTTGAAAACCAGCACATGGAATGGACCGTCAAATCAAGGTACTAGAGAATCAATCGACATTAGCGATGAAGCCCTGGAAATGCTGAATCCTTTTAGGGTGTGGTATCGTCTAGGCCGCGTTGAAAATATAAGTGTGGAAACAGAGCCAGCTTGGGCTACCAATATTAAACAAAGCATAGCGGGTATTCTGCAGTTGGACATTTCTAACATCCACCAAGATCTGACCTCTGCCTTTCACTCCATTGAG ACCAATCACTACGGCGAGTGTAACATCGAGTATGTTGTAATGCCTCAAAGTGCTGATGAGAAATCCATTTTAAAATCTGTCGATCCACGAACCTGCAAAGGGCATGGAATCCGAACTTGGAGCAATGTGCCCGACATGAGCTGCCCTAACAATGACCAA AATCCTGTAATGAAATCCAGCGAGAGATTTTACGAGATGAAAATAACTGACGATGCAGATACTATTGAATTTGTCAACGCAACTGGTGGCATTTTTGTACAACCCTTTCAGAGCCTTGGCGAAGCTCAGTTCCTATATGCAAG ACAGGTCTTTCGACTTTTATCGATAAATGAAGTAACGGAAGTTATTCCTACAAAGCGTATGAACACCTTTcctctgcatcattatttaCCAGAAGATGATGTATCAATGTTGAGGAATGTGCCTTTAAAATCGGAAATATTAAGACCT ATAGAAAGACTCTTGGAAAAGTTGAGTCAGCGTCTAGAAAACCCAGGGCTCGATGTCGAGGTCGAAAATTTACACAACACAACAATAGCCGACCTTCTGTATTACATGGGGATGCTAGAGCGAATGGACTTGCAGAACTTGCATGACCAAATATCTGGAACGAGCTACAAAGAAGAAACTATAAT gAACCTCTTTCTCGAAGCACTGCCTCAAGTTGGAAGCAAAGACGCGGCGCTCTTTATCCTAGACTTAATTCAACAGAAGAAAGTTTCGAATATCGTCGCAGTCCAACTTCTAACGTATCTTCCTTTCCACATAAGGAAACCTGACGTAGAATTACTCGTAGATTTACAAGCATTCCTCAATCTGCCCGACAGTATTGCTTCTGAAGTTCAGAATACAGCAATATTGACTTATGGAACCCTTATTTACAAAACTTGCCTATTGTATTGCCCCTACGAAATGCTAGATGACTATGTTCGTCTTTATCTGGACAAGTTTACAG AGAGCAGAcagtatgagaaaaaaatggtcTGGCTTGAGGGTCTGTCCAACATCCAACTAGGCAAAGTGGTTGAGTTTCTTGAGCCCATTGCTCGTGGCGATTCTACAAAGTCTCGACACCTGCGTTTCCTTGCAGCCTGGGCTTCGTTGCCTTCGGCTCCTCTCAGACCCGACGTG attcatcCAGTTTACTGGCCAATTTTGGTCAACAGAACGGAACACTTGGAATTAAGAGTCGCAGCAATGACTCTACTAATAGTATCGTCTCCGTCGCTTAGTCGATTGATATCCCTTTACTGGTACATGCAAGGAGAGCCTGATCAacatttgtacaattttttttatacaacttTGAAGTCGATGGAGCAAACCAACTTTCCTTGCTACACTCGCAT AGGACAGTTCGCTGCGCAATTTACACGTATGCTCCGGAAACCGTCTAATAAGAAACTTCTGGTTACTGGAAACTATGTACTTGATTATCAGGATACTTACAGACACTTTGGATCCATGCTTCAGACTATTATAATTGGAAACCCCGTCTCAAATGTTCCCACCGTAGCGTACGTGACGCTAAATAATCACGGAGCAGGAATTAACTCGAATCAACTTGCA cTGTACATTAAAGCGGACAGCGCGCTGGAAAAGATAGCACCCATTAAGGAATCTGGGGATATAATGGAAGTTTTGAAACAGTttaaaatcaaagaaaatcCGGAAAAACCAGTACATGTAGAAATAATTGCACAGATTCAAGGAAAGGCAGTATTGTGCTTACATTTGAACGAAACAAACATCAAGAAAGGCTACAAGT ttttaaTGGATCTCACAGAATATGCctacatatttcaaaatatggCGTTTCACATCAATCAGCAACGCATCAACGTTCCTCTGACCATGGAATCCGTGCAAGTAACTGATCTCGGAACAAATGCGagaattttcgcaacagcAACATCCATGTTTTCTATGAGGGGAGATTTTATCTACACACCGCATGGGCGTAACAATCACATCGTACTGCG CACTTCAACTCACGGGGTCGAAGGTATAGAGAGTTATAATCCACTTACTGACTTGTGGCACGTGGCACAGAGAGCTCGATCCGTTCATGCCTATCTTCCAGTAAATATTACCGTTGGAAAAATGTTCTTCTCTTATATCACTCCTAAAG aGCATGTAACCACCGGTATTACAGCTCATGTAAGGACTACAACTAGTATTCGGGGTCCTCTCTTGAATTCTAAGTTGAGTTCTATGTGTTCGAATTGTCAGGCGATCTACACTGCAAGAAATCATCCAAACAGCAATTTGCAG GGACTTAAGGCATTCGATCTGACGGCACCGGAACTGGGCAGTCAGTTAAACGTCAAATTATTTGATTGCGATTCTCGAGTTTCACCGCATCGTTTGGTCGACGATATAATGGCATCCCATCGCAGTAACTATCA AATATGGCCAGTCCTGAAATCAGGTATTTTGATCTTTCACTTCATGGATTATTTCACGTACGTCCCACCTGGAGGCACCTGTGGAATCGCGGCTCATGCTAAATTATACGATTTACAACCGACCGAG GTAAAAGTAGAATACGTAAATGATGTAATTGGCAAACAGAGGCGAATTTCTCTCACTCGAGGACTCATTGGATCAAGAGATTTCTTACAAGAGTGGAAAATCATTATCACTCACGATACTTTGAACTCATTTGCTAATGGAGTTCAAATAAAGGCAACCAGAACTGAACAGGGGCAAAAACCTTGGCTG ATGCACATCTCTGCAGGAAGTCTCCTTCCATCGACGCCTTCGAGACGCAGTCTACTGAATAATACTCCGAGTGGAATTTCTTCTATGGAATTGAATATGACGTGGGGAACTGGTGATGTAAATGAGGTGAAAAGTAAAGGTTCGTTGTTACAAGTAATATTACGCGGTAAACTTAGCAACGATCAAATAACGGAGAGCAAGTCCAAAGTTTGGCCCTATGAAAAATGTCGGCAAGAATCTTTGGGGAAGAATTTTGTTCCTTATACCGAAGCCTGTTACGAAGCGTCCAGAGAATTGTCCACTTTGAGAGAGTATCATGCTCTGGTTACCTACGAAAAT CTAACAGGAACCCTCTCAGAAGCCGTTTTGGAGTTACGAACTTTTTATGATCTGATGGACTTTGACAAGAGTAGAGCCGATCTTTCGCAATCGGATAAATTGTTCATAAACGCAATATTCCCAAAGGGATCGAACAGACCGCTATTGTATGTGAACAAGGTGCAGCTTCCGGTATATGAATTAGAAAATCTCAGTATTATAGAGAGTATTTTAATGAGGACAAGATCTCACGAATATTGGGATAATCCTATATCAACAAATTTCTTTA GTACTTGTCTGGTGACTGCGACATTTTTGAGAGATACAAATAACGTCTCTGCCCTATTTCCACAAGATGAAGAAACTTTATTACTGGGACATTGCCGCAGCAGTAAACCGACCTTTGCAGTTACGTCAAAGACTGATTCCGCTAATTTAACTTTGACGTTATATGACAGTAgtgatagaataaaaattgtgccAGAGGGAGGCCATGAAGCCGTTTACAACCACAGTGAGAAATTGCTATTCGAGCGAAACTATGTCTCTACAAATGTGAATGGAAAAGA AATAAGAAGCTACATTTTCAACGACATGAACGGAAAAAAGTTA aaTAAGAATGGGTGA